In the genome of Hyphobacterium sp. CCMP332, one region contains:
- a CDS encoding PKD domain-containing protein yields the protein MTILRQNRWRGWASYGKIFAIALLTLLSTIVVQAQYNATQSGASAGNPGGTNTDSDFSTTGWTEVLPPSISTNQWSAAFPLTFAFDFAGTPVTHFKASGNGLVTFDTSATGVPANTPEALPSDSLPNNTIASYWAPFTGFAPTGTNDRVYWKEFGTAPNRQFWIRWHSYEWGPGGAFFYNAVVLEETSNKIYCMEMYGGTGVTGTSVGVQVNNTTGVDGSSSWNLQGLGSGNTDNQYWQFAPPLANDLATTAILSPVNGCVGASETGTVEISNFGTSSIDFSVNNTPVTLSVDTNGSLYTSISTTLTTGTLASGATMMVNIPGTIDMSGANTYDFTASAVMPGDQDASNDVLTGYSITNSPNFALPQVLDFDAWTGSNATLPAGWTEARGPAQGPPTGTASDWFSTNTTQAAFLGSEAATINIFSNANPGEWISGPKFTTVSGNEVVAIKTAVMAWSGGGTTNPSLMGSDDTVSIMISTDCGASYSSIKDFTRADSSILTGSFSFNQYPIGVTAGNEVLVGIYATSGITADAEDFYFYMDDLIIGQPITCPAPSGLASTGIGFSTVDLTWNSNGTGTAWEVEYGAPGYTAGTGGTSSFVSSTSPTISGLSAATGYDIYVREICGSNDSSFWVGPLSIFTNCAPFTAPFVDSIAGPNWAEPSTIDPCWSAQSTSTYVWLPESGTTTSGSTGPSADADGSGLYAYTEATSGGAGDVAELYTPFIDVSGLSAAELTFKYHMYGATMGTLAVDVNNNGTWINDVFNVSGQQQAASADPWLSASVILACVGVTSDTVQFRFRGIRGTSFTGDMAIDEIRVENLAAGVCPDPALFTSTSVGTTNASFSFTSCGPGTSFILEYGAPGYTAGTGTGVAGTGSPASISGLLPATSYDVYLREVCAPGDSSNWVGPVSIQTPCLTYSAPLSESFDSTSVWTAANVDPCWSKIPTGSSGFSWRADANGTSSTATGPADDVSGGGQYMYTEASSPAGVGDTAWLLTPFIDMSGMTLPQANFWYHMYGSDMGSMHFEWQDSATGVWTNLWSQAGAVQTTNADPFIENNIVLAPGLGTIRFRWVGVYGSGFNGDMAIDEFSITEAPTCPKPSALLINSVTTMTADISWTSNASGSTWEIQYDTAGFVPGTGIFQSSTDTFATISGLMQSTGYDVYVREICGAGDTSTWLSGSFNTTIGNPSLCGINQLLPDGNGPNWFEIPIDASNASGANLGADVFVSAVHLILDHTYTSDVVMELVSPAGDTVLLFDGHGGSGDHFGLNNGACDTVLTFTDTASTPISAGTTPFIGPYAPDSALSGFNSGSPAGTWILRYQDNFGADQGTLQYIEIEFGVGNDVPCNAAELVVGAAPASFTNEGTGFDAAEPTGSCWTDGSGGTSGVLDNTVWMYFVAPVNAAYFVTTNFPGTPNDDTQIAAYLASNGCGDYAGYTEIGCGEDIDATNWLSEMTTSAVTAGDTVYVQVDGWAATVGQFDIQVSQVAPPSAGFTYSATNQTVAFTDTSSGNPTSWSWDFGDGNTSTSQNPSHTYASGGTYTVCLTASNASGSDTTCESVMVISGLNNRLEQFAKVYPNPAKDRLVIEVKSESLKGYQIVDMMGRTILTSNENIVGTKEINVSDLASGNYIMKLNFGDEIALHKFIIQR from the coding sequence ATGACAATACTTCGACAAAATCGATGGCGTGGTTGGGCTTCTTATGGCAAAATTTTTGCAATAGCCTTGCTGACGCTTTTATCCACCATTGTAGTGCAGGCGCAATATAATGCCACACAAAGTGGAGCATCTGCAGGTAATCCTGGAGGCACAAATACAGACAGTGACTTCTCAACAACGGGTTGGACTGAAGTTCTACCTCCATCCATATCAACTAATCAGTGGTCTGCTGCATTTCCTCTTACATTTGCATTTGATTTTGCAGGAACGCCTGTAACTCATTTTAAAGCATCTGGTAATGGTCTTGTAACATTTGACACATCTGCAACGGGTGTTCCGGCAAATACTCCGGAAGCACTTCCTTCGGATTCTTTGCCAAATAATACAATTGCCAGTTATTGGGCTCCTTTTACTGGATTTGCACCAACTGGTACTAATGACAGAGTTTATTGGAAAGAATTTGGAACCGCTCCAAATCGTCAATTTTGGATTAGATGGCATTCATATGAATGGGGTCCTGGAGGAGCATTTTTTTATAATGCGGTTGTCCTTGAGGAAACTTCAAATAAAATTTACTGTATGGAAATGTACGGTGGAACTGGTGTTACTGGAACTTCAGTTGGCGTTCAGGTCAATAATACTACGGGTGTAGATGGCTCCAGTTCATGGAACCTTCAAGGATTAGGTTCAGGTAATACTGATAATCAATATTGGCAATTTGCACCACCCCTGGCAAATGATTTAGCAACTACTGCGATTCTTTCACCTGTCAATGGTTGTGTAGGAGCTAGTGAAACAGGAACTGTTGAAATCTCAAATTTTGGAACAAGTTCTATTGATTTCTCAGTTAATAATACTCCGGTTACTTTAAGCGTCGATACAAATGGTTCTTTGTACACATCCATTTCTACAACATTAACAACGGGTACTTTAGCATCAGGAGCAACTATGATGGTGAACATTCCTGGGACAATCGACATGAGTGGAGCAAACACATATGATTTCACTGCAAGTGCAGTGATGCCTGGAGACCAAGATGCAAGTAATGATGTCTTAACTGGTTATTCAATTACAAATTCTCCAAATTTTGCACTTCCTCAAGTATTGGATTTTGATGCCTGGACAGGAAGTAATGCCACACTTCCAGCTGGATGGACAGAAGCGAGAGGACCTGCACAAGGACCTCCAACAGGCACTGCATCAGATTGGTTTTCAACGAATACTACTCAGGCTGCTTTCCTTGGATCTGAAGCTGCTACTATAAATATATTTAGTAATGCAAATCCGGGAGAATGGATTTCAGGACCAAAATTCACAACGGTTTCCGGAAATGAAGTTGTAGCAATCAAAACAGCTGTAATGGCTTGGTCTGGTGGCGGAACTACCAATCCTAGTCTTATGGGTTCTGATGATACCGTTAGTATTATGATATCTACAGATTGTGGAGCCTCTTATTCTTCTATTAAAGATTTTACGAGAGCTGATTCTTCGATTCTTACCGGATCATTTTCATTTAATCAATATCCTATAGGTGTAACGGCTGGTAATGAAGTATTAGTTGGAATTTATGCCACTTCTGGTATTACTGCTGACGCTGAAGATTTTTATTTCTATATGGATGATTTAATTATTGGTCAGCCTATAACCTGTCCTGCTCCATCTGGTTTGGCAAGTACGGGTATTGGATTTTCAACTGTTGATCTTACCTGGAATAGCAATGGAACTGGAACAGCATGGGAAGTAGAATATGGTGCTCCAGGTTATACAGCGGGTACAGGAGGTACTTCTTCGTTTGTATCTTCAACTTCTCCAACTATTTCCGGACTTTCAGCTGCAACCGGTTATGATATTTATGTGAGAGAAATTTGTGGATCAAATGATTCATCTTTTTGGGTAGGACCACTTTCTATATTTACAAATTGTGCGCCTTTCACAGCTCCATTTGTTGATAGTATCGCAGGGCCAAACTGGGCTGAACCAAGTACAATTGATCCTTGTTGGTCTGCGCAAAGTACAAGTACGTATGTGTGGTTACCAGAAAGTGGAACAACTACTTCAGGAAGCACCGGACCTAGTGCGGATGCTGACGGTTCTGGTTTATATGCCTATACTGAAGCTACTTCAGGTGGTGCAGGAGATGTAGCTGAGCTTTATACTCCATTCATTGATGTTAGTGGTTTAAGTGCTGCTGAATTAACATTTAAATATCATATGTATGGTGCCACCATGGGTACTCTGGCCGTTGATGTGAATAACAATGGTACTTGGATTAATGATGTATTCAATGTTAGTGGACAACAACAAGCGGCAAGTGCTGATCCTTGGTTAAGTGCAAGTGTGATTCTGGCCTGTGTTGGTGTAACAAGTGACACAGTTCAATTCAGATTCAGAGGAATCAGAGGAACAAGTTTTACAGGAGATATGGCAATTGATGAAATCAGGGTTGAAAATCTTGCAGCAGGTGTTTGTCCTGATCCGGCATTATTTACTTCAACTTCTGTTGGAACCACCAATGCATCATTCTCATTCACTTCTTGCGGACCTGGAACTTCATTCATTTTAGAATATGGAGCACCGGGATATACTGCAGGTACTGGAACAGGTGTGGCTGGAACCGGTTCCCCGGCATCTATTAGTGGCTTATTGCCTGCTACTTCCTATGACGTGTATCTGAGAGAGGTTTGTGCGCCTGGTGATTCATCCAACTGGGTTGGACCTGTCTCTATTCAAACACCTTGTTTGACTTACTCAGCACCTTTATCCGAAAGTTTTGATAGTACTAGCGTTTGGACAGCAGCGAATGTTGATCCTTGCTGGTCTAAAATTCCAACAGGTTCTTCCGGCTTTTCATGGAGAGCGGATGCCAATGGAACTTCATCTACTGCTACGGGTCCTGCAGACGACGTAAGTGGTGGTGGACAGTACATGTATACTGAGGCGAGTTCGCCTGCTGGTGTAGGAGATACAGCTTGGTTGTTGACACCATTTATCGATATGAGCGGAATGACTTTGCCTCAAGCAAATTTCTGGTACCATATGTATGGTTCAGACATGGGAAGTATGCATTTTGAATGGCAGGATAGTGCCACTGGTGTTTGGACTAATTTATGGTCACAAGCTGGTGCAGTTCAAACCACAAATGCAGATCCATTTATTGAAAATAATATTGTGTTAGCGCCAGGACTTGGAACTATTCGATTCCGTTGGGTAGGTGTCTATGGAAGTGGTTTTAATGGCGATATGGCAATTGATGAATTCTCGATCACCGAAGCACCTACTTGTCCTAAGCCAAGTGCATTATTGATTAATTCTGTGACAACCATGACGGCTGACATATCATGGACTTCTAATGCGAGCGGTTCTACTTGGGAAATCCAGTATGATACTGCAGGATTTGTACCGGGAACAGGTATTTTCCAATCGAGCACAGATACTTTTGCAACAATCTCCGGATTAATGCAAAGCACTGGATACGATGTATACGTTAGAGAAATTTGTGGTGCAGGAGATACATCAACTTGGTTATCCGGTAGTTTCAACACAACTATTGGTAATCCTTCGTTATGTGGTATTAATCAATTGTTACCTGATGGAAATGGACCAAACTGGTTTGAAATTCCAATAGATGCATCCAATGCTTCAGGAGCTAATCTTGGTGCAGATGTATTTGTTAGCGCGGTTCACCTGATATTAGATCATACTTATACCAGTGATGTCGTAATGGAATTAGTATCACCTGCTGGTGACACTGTTTTATTATTTGACGGACATGGCGGAAGCGGTGATCATTTTGGTTTGAACAATGGCGCTTGTGATACGGTATTGACATTCACAGATACAGCAAGTACGCCGATTAGTGCTGGAACAACACCATTTATTGGACCTTATGCACCTGATAGTGCATTATCCGGATTCAATTCTGGTTCTCCTGCCGGCACCTGGATTCTGAGATATCAGGATAATTTCGGTGCAGATCAGGGTACGCTACAGTACATTGAAATTGAGTTTGGTGTTGGAAATGATGTGCCATGTAACGCCGCCGAACTGGTAGTTGGTGCCGCACCTGCTTCGTTTACCAATGAAGGTACAGGATTTGATGCTGCCGAACCTACAGGTTCATGTTGGACAGATGGTTCAGGTGGAACATCCGGTGTCCTGGATAATACGGTTTGGATGTATTTTGTAGCGCCTGTAAATGCCGCTTACTTCGTAACAACCAACTTCCCAGGTACTCCAAATGATGATACACAAATAGCAGCCTATCTTGCAAGTAATGGTTGTGGAGACTATGCAGGTTACACTGAAATCGGTTGTGGTGAGGATATCGATGCCACTAACTGGTTATCTGAAATGACTACTTCAGCTGTAACAGCGGGAGATACAGTTTATGTTCAGGTTGATGGATGGGCAGCAACTGTTGGTCAGTTTGATATTCAGGTATCACAGGTTGCACCTCCTTCTGCCGGATTTACATATTCTGCAACAAACCAAACTGTAGCATTTACTGATACTTCTTCAGGTAATCCTACAAGCTGGAGTTGGGATTTCGGTGATGGAAATACAAGTACATCTCAAAATCCAAGTCATACCTATGCTTCCGGTGGAACGTACACTGTATGTTTAACAGCAAGCAATGCCAGTGGTAGTGATACAACTTGTGAGTCAGTAATGGTAATTTCAGGATTGAACAACAGACTTGAGCAGTTTGCGAAAGTTTATCCAAACCCTGCAAAAGATCGTCTTGTGATCGAAGTAAAGAGCGAATCACTTAAAGGTTATCAAATTGTAGATATGATGGGTCGTACAATTCTAACTTCAAATGAGAATATAGTTGGAACCAAGGAGATCAATGTCTCTGATCTGGCTTCAGGAAACTATATTATGAAACTCAACTTTGGAGATGAAATTGCATTACATAAATTCATAATACAGCGTTAA